Within Desulfobacter sp., the genomic segment TTCTGTTTAACCCTGCAAGACTAAGAAGGCCTAAGCCTAAGAGTATTACTGTTGTTGGCTCGGGGATAGGCGCAGAGTTGTATTCAACCAAATAGCCTTTTCCCCACTTGTCATTTGGAGCTATATCGTTCCAATTACCATTTGACCAAATAAACCGTGTGTAGTTTTCCCTGATGCCACCATTCGGCTCAGCGCCGCCCCAATTTTCATAGAAAAAAGTCTGCCCTGCTTCCGGCCCTGTCCGCCAAGTCCAATTCCCTTCATCACCTTCATCTGAGCCCCCAATCCAAGCGTTATCATAATAAGGAGAATCTGGGTTGCGATAAGGTTGCACCAAACTATACAGAAAATCGTTTTCTTCTTGAGAAGTAATAGTCGCCAGGTAACCCTGATTTCCTAAATAAGACAATCCAGAAGCAGCTGTCAGCGCTGTATTCCAATCGATACTTTGGGCATTAACATATTCATAATAATGTCCATTGGCTGCACAGTAAAGAGGAGTAGCATTCACGGTTGTAGCTGTTCCAAAAAATAGAAAAAAGCATAAAAATATGAATATTTTTTTCATGACAGGCCTCTCCTTTCTTACGTTATTAATTATTTTTTTCATGCAATCCTCCTTTTTAAAATGTATTGGTTTAACCTTGCATATCTCATTATTCATACTGAATAACTCCTCAGCATGAGGAGACAGCTATGAAAAATAGTCTTATACAACTACAGGTAGATAGAACTATGAGTTATTTAAAAGTGGTTTTTCCTGTTTCCAGCCACAAGCCCCAAAAGCCCAAGACCAAAGAGAAACGCTGTTGATGGTTCCGGTATCGGTTGTTGATCAGGATTGTAAGGAGCTATAGAATACGTTAGGCTTGAAAAAAAGATTGGATTATTTTTACCACCTGCACCTGCACCAACAATGTTGCCATCGGATTCACGATTAATAATTAATCCTTTATAGGGGCCATCCGATTTCATGTTGATCGTAACAGTAGATAGTGTGGCAAGTGTTTCTAAAGGCCCATTAGGACTTACTTTACACACCCATGACCAGACCGTATCCCCAAAAGAAAACCCATACTCGTTTTCAATGAAAGCATGCATATTGTCACTAAAAGAGATAGCAGCATCAGATAAAAAAACGGCGTTAGAGTAAGTGTTTAAATCATATGTTGTTATTATTTGATCAGCGTCATTTATAATTCCCGCCAAACGACAATTAAAATTCCCGAAATTTAAGAATCAAAAAAAATGGTAGAAACATCCAAATTGAACAGAAGGAGAGATTTGGATGGTAACGGACCAGCAAGTGAGGAGGTTGTTCAAGTTGATTCAGTCAGAGAAGAGTTTCGGGATAGCAGCAATGAAAGCTGGAATGGATGAAAAAACAGCTCGAAAGTACCGTGAACACGGGAAGTTGCCGAGTGAACTCAAAACGGATCATACATGGCGCACACGCAAAGATCCGTTTGAGGAGACCTGGGATGGTATCAAAGGCATGTTGACCATAAATCCAGGTCTGGAGGCCAAGACACTGTTTGAGGATTTGCAACGCAGACACCCCGGCCGGTTCGCCGATGGACAATTACGGACCCTGCAACGGAGAATAAAGCAATGGCGTGCTACAGAGGGGCCGCCCAAAGAAATCTTTTTTGCTCAAATTCATAAGCCTGGCGAATTATGCCAGTCAGACTTCACCCACATGGATAAACTGGGCGTCACTATAGGCGGCGTCCCTTTTGACCACCTGATCTACCATTTTGTTTTGACCTATTCCAATTGGGAGACAGGTACAGTCTGTTTTTCAGAGAGTTTCGAAAGCCTGAGCCAGGGCCTGCAAAATGCCCTATGGGAACTTGGTGGTGTGCCGCAGCAACATCGCACCGATTGTCTGACATCCGCTGTTAACAAGGTAAGTCACCCTGAGGAGTTCACCAGCAGGTATCAGGATCTTGTTGACCATTACGGTATCATTCCTTGCAAAACTAACCCTGCCAGCCCCAATGAAAATGGAGACGTGGAGCAGCGCAATTATCGGTTCAAAAAAGCCGTTGACCAGGCCCTGATGCTGAGAGGACACCGGGATTTTAAAGACCGGGAAGAATATGACTTGTTCCTGGCCAAACTGTTCGCACAGCTAAATGCCGGTCGTAGGAAACGGTTTACACAAGAACTGGATCTCCTACACCGGTTGCCCAAACGCCGGCTTGATGCATGTAAAAAGATGGATTTAAAGGTTGGTCCCAGCAGTACCATTCGGGTCAATCACAACGTTTACTCTGTAGACAGCAGGCTCATAGGAGAAAATATCCAGGTCCGCCTCTACATGGAATGCCTGGAGGTCTGGTACGGCCAGAGAAAGGTCGATACTTTGCCAAGGTTGCGGGGTGAGGGCAAATATAAAATCAATTACCGGCATATCATTGACAGCCTGGTCAAAAAACCGGGGGCATTTGAAAATTATCGTTATCGTAATGCCATGTTCCCCACCAGCCGGTTCCGGATTGCCTACGATCATTTAAGAAAGCGTTATACCGTTAAAAGCTCAGCAGCAAGGTATCTGAAAATATTATACCTGGCAGCAAAGACAAGCGAGGTGGCAGTAGACAGCGCCCTGATGGTTCTAATAAACGAGGATCAGGAAATCAGCAAAGAGGCTGTTAAACGCCTTATTGAGTCCAACGCCTCTGTCAGCAGGCCGGATGATGTTCATATCCAGGCAGTTGATTTGACTCGTTATGACCAATTGCTCAAGGGGGTGGCGGCATGATCAATGATCGGGATCAGATAGACACCAATCTTAAAAGCCTCCATATGCCGACCATGCGCCGCAGTTATGAAGAAATGGCGGATCAGGCCAGGGCGGAGGCATGGGGATATGAAAAGTACCTCTTACAATTGTTGAGTCTCGAATGCGAAGTCCGCTGGCAGAACCGGATATCACGTAACCTGAGGGCATCCAAGTTGCCATCTTCCAAGACATTTGAGAATTTTGATAAAAAGCGCCTCCCCTTAAAGGTTGCCAATCATTTAAGTGTCCTGGTCAACGGCGCTTTTTTAGAGCGCTGTGAAAACATCCTGGCCTTTGGTAATCCGGGTAGCGGGAAAACCCATCTGCTCTGTGCCATTGGCCATGAATTAATTGCAAAGGGTAAGCAGGTTCTTTTTATCTCATGCAGTCAGCTCGTCCAGGATCTGCTGATTGCCAAAAGGGATCTTGAGCTAACCAAAAAACTCAAATCCCTCTCCAGGTTTGATGCTGTGATTATAGATGACATTGGGTATGTCCAACAAAGCCGGGGAGAAATGGAAGTGCTGTTTACCTTTTTGGCGGAACGGTATGAACAGGGCAGCCTGATGATCACGAGCAATCTTCCGTTCTCTAAGTGGGAACAGATTTTTAAGGACCCTATGACAACGGCAGCAGCCATCGACAGACTCGTTCATCACAGTATCATCCTTGAATTGAATGTGGAAAGCTATCGCATGGAACAGGCTAAAATGGAGGCCGAATAATGATCGAGACCAGATATACCAGGCAGGAGATTGTTGAGATTATTAAAATGATCCGACTGGATTTATACAATCGAGGCCTGAACTGCGGTGCCGGTGCTATCAGCAAGGAGATGGAAGCGGAAAATATTGAACCAATGCCGTCAGCAAGCACTATCGGACGGATACTATCGATAGAGGGCTTAACCCATGGAAGAACCGGGTTTTGTGATGGTAATTAAAAGGACTTTTTACCGGATTATAATGGGGGCCAGCCCCCAAACCCCCGGAGTTTAGCGCATTATAGACCAAAGTATGAGAGCAAAAAGCGAAAGGCCGTACGTGGAAAATACGGCCCCTCATACTTCAGTCACCTTCTCGGCGCTCAGGTTGCTCTCCAGCATAGCCTTATCCTCCGGAAGGATGGTCTTAAAAAACATAATCAGAATTGTTTTGCAAGTATTTTTTAATGAAATTAAATGGTTACGCAGGTTGGGGAACGGGAGTTTTAATTGTCGTTGAAGGAAAAAAATATTTGTCGTTGATCAATTATTTCATCCTTATCATATATGTGCATTTCGGTATTACTGTCATCATAAACTGCATAGACAGATATCTCGTCGCCAATTCCTAAGCCATATCTATATTCCGGTTCTGGCCTCATATTGCTAATTATACCAGTCCAGGTAACTTGCATCATCTCAGCCTGTGCTGTTCCAAGCAGTACCAGTGTAAATATCAAAGCTCCAATAAGACGCTTAAAATAATTTTGCATTTAAGCCCTCCTTTCTAAGAAGCTTTAATAATCGGCGAGATATGTTGAAATTTAATTTATATTAATTTTATGATATTTAAATGACCTTCTTATTAAGAATGTGACATTGGTTATCTCGTAACACCGATTTGAAAAGATATCTATCGGGGAAATACCTAAATTCTAATATTTTTTCGACTATACTAGGGGCTGTTTCCAAAAAAGTTTAAAATAATCTAGACATTTGAAATGGGGGATGATTTCGTCCTGTTTATGAACAGACACTCTATTTCAGATGAAAAATGGAAGCAAATAGAACCAATACTTGCACCACCCAAAAAAGAAACACGAGGGCGGAAGCCCAAAGATAACCGATTAATGTTTAACGGGATTTTGTGGATTTTAAAAACAGGGGCTCCTTGGCGTGATCTTCCTGAAAGATTCGGGCCTTGGCAAACGGTGTATAAAAGATTTGCAAAATGGACCTCTTTGGAAGCATGGGATGATCTTCTCAATAATGTCGCAAAGAACCAGGATAAAGAATCCGGTATGATAGACGGATCCTACGTAAAACTTCACCAACACGGTTGCGGGGCACGAGGTGGACAATACTCTCAGGCCATTGGGCGAAGTCGAGGTGGTTTAACAACAAAAATCCATGCTGTGGTTGATGGCCTTGGTAATCCAGTACGAATAAAACTGACCGGGGGTAATGTTCATGATATGGTACCTTCTTATGAGTTAATGGCAGACATAGAAGCAGATCAATTCCTTGCTGATAGAGCATATGATACTGACAAACTTATTGAAATTGTTGAATCTAAAGGTTCTAAGGTCATTATCCCATCAAGAAGAAACAGAACGGTTCAG encodes:
- a CDS encoding PEP-CTERM sorting domain-containing protein; protein product: MKKIINNVRKERPVMKKIFIFLCFFLFFGTATTVNATPLYCAANGHYYEYVNAQSIDWNTALTAASGLSYLGNQGYLATITSQEENDFLYSLVQPYRNPDSPYYDNAWIGGSDEGDEGNWTWRTGPEAGQTFFYENWGGAEPNGGIRENYTRFIWSNGNWNDIAPNDKWGKGYLVEYNSAPIPEPTTVILLGLGLLSLAGLNRRR
- a CDS encoding PEP-CTERM sorting domain-containing protein, which produces MAGIINDADQIITTYDLNTYSNAVFLSDAAISFSDNMHAFIENEYGFSFGDTVWSWVCKVSPNGPLETLATLSTVTINMKSDGPYKGLIINRESDGNIVGAGAGGKNNPIFFSSLTYSIAPYNPDQQPIPEPSTAFLFGLGLLGLVAGNRKNHF
- a CDS encoding IS21 family transposase, translating into MQSEKSFGIAAMKAGMDEKTARKYREHGKLPSELKTDHTWRTRKDPFEETWDGIKGMLTINPGLEAKTLFEDLQRRHPGRFADGQLRTLQRRIKQWRATEGPPKEIFFAQIHKPGELCQSDFTHMDKLGVTIGGVPFDHLIYHFVLTYSNWETGTVCFSESFESLSQGLQNALWELGGVPQQHRTDCLTSAVNKVSHPEEFTSRYQDLVDHYGIIPCKTNPASPNENGDVEQRNYRFKKAVDQALMLRGHRDFKDREEYDLFLAKLFAQLNAGRRKRFTQELDLLHRLPKRRLDACKKMDLKVGPSSTIRVNHNVYSVDSRLIGENIQVRLYMECLEVWYGQRKVDTLPRLRGEGKYKINYRHIIDSLVKKPGAFENYRYRNAMFPTSRFRIAYDHLRKRYTVKSSAARYLKILYLAAKTSEVAVDSALMVLINEDQEISKEAVKRLIESNASVSRPDDVHIQAVDLTRYDQLLKGVAA
- a CDS encoding ATP-binding protein, which produces MINDRDQIDTNLKSLHMPTMRRSYEEMADQARAEAWGYEKYLLQLLSLECEVRWQNRISRNLRASKLPSSKTFENFDKKRLPLKVANHLSVLVNGAFLERCENILAFGNPGSGKTHLLCAIGHELIAKGKQVLFISCSQLVQDLLIAKRDLELTKKLKSLSRFDAVIIDDIGYVQQSRGEMEVLFTFLAERYEQGSLMITSNLPFSKWEQIFKDPMTTAAAIDRLVHHSIILELNVESYRMEQAKMEAE
- a CDS encoding IS5 family transposase, coding for MNRHSISDEKWKQIEPILAPPKKETRGRKPKDNRLMFNGILWILKTGAPWRDLPERFGPWQTVYKRFAKWTSLEAWDDLLNNVAKNQDKESGMIDGSYVKLHQHGCGARGGQYSQAIGRSRGGLTTKIHAVVDGLGNPVRIKLTGGNVHDMVPSYELMADIEADQFLADRAYDTDKLIEIVESKGSKVIIPSRRNRTVQRKIDKHLYKERHLVECFFAKIKSCRRVSTRYEKLASSYHAMVLIASCLVWLA